One Mercenaria mercenaria strain notata chromosome 12, MADL_Memer_1, whole genome shotgun sequence DNA segment encodes these proteins:
- the LOC123533715 gene encoding MORN repeat-containing protein 3-like, translating into MPMLKEPKLKEPLWKENDYKAQKKGIRHTVYSVNGDQYTGEWLNNLKDGKGTYKWKESGALYDGDWKRGKRNGFGTYSRPDPKKKGAYTKEYSGGWKNDMRHGYGTNFYTDEEYYEGEWYGDNRSGWGRMYYKDGTIYEGEWYDDKRNGQGMLRLPNENRYEGSWRDDKKNGPGKFYYLTHGQLYEGVWVDDIAKCGTMKDFDRDSAPEPTQYPIPKVELASTEAVLQESEEQFLHDQE; encoded by the exons atgccGATGTTGAAAGAACCAAAACTTAAAGAACCATTGTGGAAGGAAAACGATTACAAGGCACAAAAGAAAGGCATACGCCACACGGTTTATTCTGTAAACGGGGATCAGTACACTGGAGAATGGCTAAATAACCTAAAAGacg GAAAGGGAACCTACAAATGGAAAGAGTCTGGTGCGTTATATGACGGTGATTGGAAGAGAGGAAAAAGAAATGGTTTTGGTACATACAGTAGGCCTGATCCAAAGAAGAAAGGAGCCTATACGAAGGAATACTCTGGAGGCTGGAAGAATGATATGAGACAT GGTTATGGGACTAATTTCTACACTGATGAAGAGTATTATGAAGGGGAGTGGTACGGAGACAACAGAAGTGGCTGGGGACGTATGTACTACAAGGATGGAACAATATACGAGGGAGAGTGGTACGATGACAAGCGTAATGGACAGGGAATGTTGAGATTAC CAAATGAAAACAGATATGAGGGTTCATGGCGAGATGACAAAAAGAATGGGCCGGGTAAATTTTACTACCTCACACATGGTCAGTTGTATGAGGGTGTCTGGGTAGATGATATAGCCAAGTGTGGAACCATGAAAGATTTCGACAGGGACAGTGCTCCAGAACCAACACAGTACCCCATACCAAAG GTAGAACTGGCGAGCACAGAGGCTGTATTACAGGAATCAGAAGAACAGTTTTTACATGATCAAGAATAG